The following are from one region of the Bacillota bacterium genome:
- a CDS encoding type III pantothenate kinase, whose product MILAIDIGNTNIVLGVYQGKELTVSWRISTDRYKTADEYGMLVDNLFRYSGLKFLDITGIAISCVVPPVISALEGMCRKYFGIVPLIVGPGIKTGIVIRYENPKEVGADRIVNAVAAYEAYGGPLIVVDFGTATTFCAISARGEYLGGAIAPGIGISSEALFQRAAKLPRVELVKPRNAIGRNTVVSMQSGIIYGFVGQVDGMIRRFKQEMQAAPFVVATGGFAELIASESREIDKVDKNLTLDGLRILYERNERNERDGRDGCDDNSERNG is encoded by the coding sequence TTGATTCTCGCCATCGACATTGGAAATACGAACATTGTCCTGGGCGTGTACCAGGGCAAGGAGCTTACAGTTAGCTGGCGGATCTCAACCGACAGGTACAAGACGGCAGATGAATACGGGATGCTGGTCGATAATCTCTTCCGCTACAGCGGCCTCAAATTTTTGGATATAACCGGGATAGCCATCTCGTGCGTCGTGCCGCCCGTGATCTCGGCTCTTGAGGGGATGTGCAGGAAGTATTTTGGCATCGTGCCCCTCATTGTCGGGCCCGGGATTAAGACGGGGATCGTGATAAGGTATGAGAATCCGAAGGAGGTCGGCGCGGACAGGATAGTAAATGCTGTCGCCGCTTATGAGGCTTATGGTGGGCCCCTTATAGTTGTCGATTTCGGAACTGCGACAACGTTCTGCGCGATTTCGGCGAGGGGCGAGTACCTTGGAGGCGCCATAGCGCCCGGCATAGGCATATCGAGCGAGGCCCTGTTTCAGAGGGCGGCAAAGCTCCCCCGCGTCGAGCTGGTGAAGCCCCGGAATGCCATCGGCAGGAATACCGTGGTCAGCATGCAGTCGGGGATAATATACGGGTTTGTAGGGCAGGTTGACGGGATGATCCGGCGCTTCAAGCAGGAGATGCAGGCGGCCCCGTTTGTGGTCGCCACAGGGGGGTTTGCGGAGCTCATAGCCAGCGAATCCCGGGAGATAGATAAGGTGGACAAAAACCTCACACTGGATGGGCTGAGGATACTCTATGAGCGCAATGAGCGCAATGAGCGTGACGGGCGTGATGGATGCGATGACAACAGCGAGCGCAATGGGTGA
- the dusB gene encoding tRNA dihydrouridine synthase DusB — MNDGKAFSEFSIAGVQIQNPLVLAPMAGVTDLPTRLIAREMGCALVYTEMISDKALVFGNRRTLEMLSLSNQERPVAVQLFGSEPGVMAEAASIVRELEPDIIDINMGCPTPKIVKNGEGVALMRKPGLAAAIVEAVVRAAGGIPVSVKMRKGWDRHTVNAVEVAKAVEGAGASAVAVHGRTRDQLYSGLADWDIIASVKNAVTIPVIGNGDVKGPGDVRRMLEETGCDGVMIGRGALGNPWIFQRSLHFLRTGEELPEPGAGERIRMAIRHLGMQVDLKGERVAALQMRKHIAWYLKGLRGAARVRDAINIATSAGDMIKLLEDFLAFYGGI; from the coding sequence ATGAATGATGGAAAAGCATTCTCGGAATTCAGTATAGCAGGGGTCCAAATCCAAAACCCGCTGGTGCTGGCCCCAATGGCCGGCGTCACCGACCTGCCTACGCGGCTCATTGCCAGAGAGATGGGCTGCGCGCTTGTATATACCGAGATGATAAGCGATAAGGCCCTTGTATTCGGCAACAGGCGGACGCTGGAGATGCTCAGCCTCTCCAATCAGGAGCGTCCCGTCGCTGTGCAGCTTTTTGGGAGCGAGCCCGGGGTCATGGCTGAGGCGGCATCAATAGTGCGCGAGCTCGAGCCGGATATTATAGATATCAATATGGGCTGTCCAACCCCCAAGATCGTGAAAAACGGCGAGGGGGTGGCCCTAATGAGAAAGCCCGGGCTGGCTGCGGCTATAGTTGAGGCCGTGGTCCGGGCGGCTGGCGGCATTCCAGTTAGTGTTAAAATGCGCAAAGGGTGGGACAGGCATACTGTGAATGCCGTGGAGGTTGCGAAGGCGGTGGAGGGGGCCGGGGCATCCGCCGTGGCAGTGCATGGCCGGACGCGGGATCAGTTGTATTCCGGGCTCGCCGACTGGGATATCATCGCCAGCGTAAAGAACGCGGTGACCATACCAGTCATCGGTAACGGGGACGTAAAGGGGCCCGGAGACGTAAGGAGGATGCTCGAGGAAACAGGTTGCGATGGGGTGATGATCGGGCGCGGGGCGCTTGGCAACCCCTGGATATTCCAGAGGTCGTTGCACTTCCTGAGGACAGGCGAGGAACTGCCCGAACCTGGTGCCGGGGAGCGCATAAGGATGGCTATCCGCCACCTCGGAATGCAGGTCGACCTCAAGGGTGAACGAGTGGCAGCCCTCCAGATGCGAAAACATATCGCTTGGTACCTCAAGGGCCTTCGTGGTGCCGCGAGGGTCAGGGACGCCATAAATATTGCCACGAGCGCGGGAGATATGATAAAGCTGCTGGAGGATTTTCTTGCCTTTTACGGCGGGATTTGA
- a CDS encoding transcriptional regulator: MDFVRIGEKLIDKERIYKVIDRILEMRCRGGSQQEVADKLGIDRTFISRLETLGEVRKGGRIALVGFPILNKAELEALAREEGVDYVLILTDEERWAFVKNRSGIDLFNEVMALIMKLKHYDSVIFLGSDLRVGLAESILGDRVIPIILGTSPMKEDKYVDPGQIRGIIRELRG, translated from the coding sequence GTGGATTTCGTCCGGATCGGTGAAAAGCTCATCGATAAAGAACGTATATACAAGGTCATTGATAGAATCCTCGAGATGCGCTGTCGGGGTGGCTCCCAGCAGGAGGTCGCCGATAAGCTCGGCATCGACCGTACCTTCATCTCCCGCCTCGAGACCCTAGGCGAGGTGAGGAAGGGGGGGAGGATTGCCCTTGTGGGGTTCCCCATATTAAACAAGGCGGAGCTCGAGGCCCTGGCGAGGGAGGAGGGCGTGGATTACGTCCTCATACTAACGGATGAGGAGAGGTGGGCGTTTGTAAAAAACCGGAGCGGCATTGATTTGTTTAACGAGGTAATGGCCCTGATAATGAAGTTGAAACATTACGATTCCGTTATCTTCCTCGGCTCTGATCTCAGGGTCGGTCTCGCTGAGTCAATACTCGGAGACCGGGTAATACCAATAATCCTCGGGACGTCTCCAATGAAAGAGGACAAATATGTGGATCCCGGTCAGATCAGGGGCATCATCCGCGAGCTCCGCGGCTAA
- a CDS encoding quinate 5-dehydrogenase, whose protein sequence is MKRVVSVSIGSSKRDHTATVNVLGEEVHIERIGTNGDIARAIDIIKSLDGKVDAFGMGGTDLYFVAGHKRYLLRDSIKIARAAENTPIVDGSWLKGIIERRAVEYIRDEKGVQLRGRNALVVCAIDRFGMAEALAESGCNMRYGDLAFALGIPFWLRSLRALDLAATILMPVISWIPIKYLYPTGKEQDVIKPKYREAYEWADIIGGDCHFIKRHMPEKLEGKIIITNTVTADDVEAFRKRRVKMLVTSTPELDGRSYGTNVLEAVLTAVTGKKAEELGVEKVLELMGQVGFIPRIEYLN, encoded by the coding sequence ATGAAACGGGTTGTCAGCGTGAGCATTGGCTCATCCAAAAGGGATCATACCGCGACCGTCAATGTGCTGGGCGAGGAGGTTCACATTGAACGCATCGGCACAAACGGGGACATCGCCAGGGCCATAGATATAATCAAGAGCCTGGATGGCAAGGTCGATGCATTTGGGATGGGCGGGACTGATCTTTATTTTGTTGCAGGACACAAGAGGTATCTCCTGCGGGATTCCATAAAAATAGCCCGGGCCGCCGAAAACACGCCAATAGTCGATGGGAGTTGGCTGAAGGGTATTATAGAACGAAGAGCTGTCGAATATATTCGTGATGAGAAGGGGGTTCAACTCCGGGGCAGGAATGCCCTGGTCGTTTGCGCAATTGACCGGTTCGGAATGGCCGAAGCCCTTGCCGAGTCCGGGTGCAATATGCGTTATGGCGATCTGGCCTTTGCGCTCGGGATACCCTTCTGGTTGAGGTCCCTCCGCGCGCTGGATCTGGCCGCGACGATATTGATGCCTGTGATATCATGGATCCCAATAAAGTACCTCTACCCGACAGGGAAGGAGCAGGATGTCATCAAGCCTAAATATAGAGAGGCTTATGAATGGGCAGATATAATCGGCGGAGACTGCCACTTCATAAAGCGCCACATGCCCGAGAAGCTCGAGGGAAAGATCATCATAACCAATACGGTGACGGCGGATGATGTTGAGGCTTTCAGGAAGAGAAGGGTTAAGATGCTTGTCACCAGCACGCCAGAGCTCGACGGCAGGTCATATGGGACCAACGTGCTCGAGGCGGTCCTCACCGCCGTTACTGGGAAGAAGGCGGAGGAGCTTGGGGTTGAGAAGGTGTTGGAACTCATGGGGCAGGTGGGGTTCATCCCAAGGATTGAGTACTTGAATTGA
- the greA gene encoding transcription elongation factor GreA codes for MGDKEILLTPEGLRKLEKELEYLKTTKRREVAARIKEAKEFGDISENSEYEDAKNEQAFVEGRIIQLEKLLRNARVIDDEDGATDSVALGSRVKLKDLQEGDVVEYMIVGSAEADPARLRISNESPVGKAILGQKKGAIVEVNVPVGTLRFEVLDVNRD; via the coding sequence ATGGGGGATAAGGAAATTCTCTTGACTCCTGAGGGTTTGCGGAAGCTGGAGAAGGAGCTTGAATATCTGAAGACGACAAAGCGCCGGGAGGTTGCGGCGAGGATCAAGGAAGCGAAGGAGTTCGGCGACATTTCGGAGAACTCCGAATATGAGGACGCCAAGAATGAGCAGGCTTTCGTAGAGGGTAGGATAATCCAGCTCGAGAAGCTGCTCAGGAATGCGCGCGTCATTGATGACGAGGATGGCGCGACGGATTCCGTGGCGCTTGGTTCGAGGGTCAAACTAAAGGACCTCCAGGAGGGGGACGTGGTTGAGTATATGATCGTAGGCTCTGCTGAGGCTGATCCTGCGCGCCTGAGGATATCCAACGAGTCGCCGGTGGGGAAGGCTATTCTCGGGCAGAAGAAGGGCGCCATTGTTGAGGTGAATGTGCCCGTGGGGACGTTGAGATTCGAGGTGCTGGACGTCAACAGGGACTAG
- the lysS gene encoding lysine--tRNA ligase produces the protein MDVKGDLGEGLAQEGLAGEGSEQLDEQLGEESNEQLNELMRVRKGKLAKLRESGIDPFGGRFERTHLIADVLENFESLQSLQSRDGREGGEAGEVVIAGRLVAMRGHGKATFADLLDVSGRIQVYAKIDVLGEDSYRLFSDLDIGDIIGVRGKVFKTRRGEITINVEEFKLLTKSLRPLPEKWHGLKDVDLRYRQRYLDLIVNPGVRRVFIQRTRIIRAIREFLDGRGFLEVETSAMHPIAGGAAARPFITHHNALDIDLYLRIAIELYLKRLIVGGLEKVYEIGRVFRNEGISTRHNPEFTMLELYQAYADYTDMMKLCEDMINHVSIATLGTSKVPCNNFSATDAAGATGSEAAITPITDLPGSGSGFGPATGDAGAGCVIDLTPPWPRVTMIDAVKEAIGVDFNEIRDDAEARDAARRLGIEVAGDAKWGNCLFAIYEERVEPALIQPTFVIDYPIEVSPLAKKKKEDPRLTYRFELIIGGREIANAFSELNDPLDQKGRFLQQLAQREAGDEEAHMMDEDFLTALEYGMPPTGGLGIGVDRLIMLLTDSSSIRDVILFPTMRPR, from the coding sequence GTGGATGTCAAAGGTGATTTAGGGGAGGGTCTGGCCCAGGAGGGTCTGGCCGGCGAGGGTTCGGAGCAATTGGACGAGCAATTGGGCGAGGAATCGAATGAGCAATTGAATGAACTCATGCGGGTTCGCAAGGGGAAACTCGCCAAATTGAGGGAGTCGGGGATAGACCCTTTTGGGGGGAGGTTCGAGCGAACCCATTTAATCGCGGATGTGCTGGAGAATTTCGAGAGCTTGCAAAGTCTGCAGAGCCGGGATGGCCGGGAAGGCGGCGAGGCTGGTGAGGTTGTCATCGCGGGGAGGCTCGTGGCCATGCGGGGGCATGGCAAGGCCACTTTTGCGGATCTACTTGACGTCTCCGGCCGGATACAGGTTTATGCCAAGATTGATGTGCTGGGCGAGGACTCATACCGGCTTTTCTCGGACCTCGACATCGGCGACATCATCGGCGTGCGCGGCAAGGTCTTCAAGACCAGGCGGGGGGAGATCACCATCAATGTCGAGGAATTCAAGCTCCTCACAAAATCGCTTCGCCCGCTCCCCGAGAAGTGGCACGGCCTCAAGGATGTCGATCTCCGCTACAGGCAGCGCTACCTCGACCTGATAGTCAATCCGGGGGTCAGACGGGTCTTCATCCAGCGGACCAGGATAATCCGGGCGATCAGGGAGTTCCTGGATGGCCGGGGGTTCCTCGAGGTCGAGACATCCGCCATGCACCCAATAGCCGGGGGTGCTGCGGCCCGGCCGTTTATAACCCACCACAATGCCCTTGACATCGACCTCTACCTGAGGATCGCGATAGAGCTATACCTGAAGCGGCTCATAGTCGGCGGCCTCGAGAAGGTTTATGAGATCGGGAGGGTGTTTCGAAACGAGGGCATATCGACGCGCCACAATCCGGAATTTACCATGCTCGAGCTCTACCAGGCCTACGCGGATTACACCGATATGATGAAACTGTGCGAGGATATGATCAACCACGTGAGCATAGCCACTCTGGGGACGAGCAAGGTTCCCTGCAATAATTTTAGCGCCACCGACGCCGCTGGCGCCACCGGCAGCGAGGCTGCTATTACCCCTATCACTGATCTTCCTGGCTCTGGCTCTGGCTTTGGCCCCGCGACAGGGGATGCGGGTGCGGGCTGCGTGATCGATCTCACCCCTCCATGGCCCAGGGTCACCATGATAGACGCGGTCAAGGAGGCCATAGGGGTGGATTTCAATGAAATCCGCGACGATGCAGAGGCCCGGGACGCTGCGCGCAGGCTCGGCATCGAGGTTGCAGGCGATGCGAAATGGGGGAATTGCCTTTTTGCCATCTATGAGGAACGGGTTGAGCCAGCGCTCATCCAGCCGACATTTGTGATTGATTACCCGATAGAGGTTTCCCCTCTCGCCAAGAAGAAAAAGGAAGACCCGAGGCTTACCTATCGCTTTGAGCTGATAATCGGCGGCCGCGAGATTGCAAATGCCTTCTCAGAGCTCAACGACCCGCTCGACCAGAAGGGGAGATTCTTGCAACAGCTCGCCCAGCGTGAGGCCGGGGATGAGGAGGCTCATATGATGGACGAAGATTTCCTCACGGCCCTCGAATACGGCATGCCTCCCACGGGTGGGCTCGGCATAGGAGTGGACAGGCTTATCATGCTCCTGACTGATTCGAGCTCCATAAGGGATGTGATCCTATTCCCGACTATGCGGCCGCGTTAG
- a CDS encoding MBL fold metallo-hydrolase, translating into MLVRCLAVGELETNCYIVACERTHEAIIIDPGAEPERVMAEVGGLGLSCLYIVNTHGHADHIGANGALKRATGARIAIHENDAPALLSPDVNLAGFMWPGRAGFSGPPADILLRDGDVVQFGDERLRVIHTPGHTPGGICLVSVPHSDAVPGPGQVFTGDTLFRAGMGRTDFPGGDEEALIQSIEGRLFKLPEEARVYPGHGPETTIGAEIRFWRNFS; encoded by the coding sequence ATGCTCGTAAGGTGCCTGGCTGTCGGGGAGCTCGAGACCAATTGTTACATCGTGGCCTGCGAGAGGACGCATGAAGCTATCATTATAGACCCCGGCGCCGAGCCCGAGCGTGTCATGGCCGAGGTCGGGGGTCTGGGGTTGAGCTGCTTATATATAGTCAACACGCATGGTCACGCGGACCATATCGGTGCGAACGGCGCCCTGAAGCGGGCGACGGGCGCCAGGATCGCGATCCATGAGAATGATGCGCCGGCACTGCTCTCGCCGGACGTGAATCTGGCGGGGTTTATGTGGCCCGGAAGGGCGGGGTTTTCGGGCCCACCGGCCGATATCCTGCTGCGCGACGGGGACGTTGTGCAATTTGGGGATGAGCGGCTACGGGTTATACATACGCCAGGGCACACCCCCGGCGGCATCTGCCTGGTCTCGGTCCCGCATTCGGATGCGGTCCCAGGTCCGGGACAGGTTTTCACAGGCGATACGCTTTTCCGGGCGGGGATGGGCCGCACTGATTTCCCGGGCGGCGATGAGGAGGCGCTCATCCAGTCTATCGAGGGACGACTTTTCAAGCTCCCTGAGGAAGCTCGCGTCTACCCCGGCCACGGACCGGAGACGACTATCGGAGCGGAGATTCGTTTCTGGAGGAATTTCTCATAG
- a CDS encoding serine hydroxymethyltransferase, whose protein sequence is MSDNDLLVVSFLVCRKFNSPGTSRGARAVPDRVRWYLLSLNHRGVIPLLEEVWKVDPEVAKAIEDETGRQRSKIELIASENFVSRAVMEAQGSPLTNKYAEGYPGRRYYGGCEFVDVVETLAIERAKKLFGAEHANVQPHSGAQANTAVYFAVLNVGDTVLGLNLTHGGHLTHGQHLNISGRYFRFIPYGVSRETETIDYDELRNLAQEHRPRMIVAGASAYPRIIDFARIREIADEVGAYVMTDMAHIAGLVAAGLHPSPVPYSEFVTTTTHKTLRGPRGGLILCQERFARVVDQAVFPGIQGGPLMHVIAAKAVALREAMTPEFRAYQGQVVRNARALAGELMARGFRIISGGTDNHLMLVSLIEKGLTGKRAEKLLDDVGITVNKNTIPFDPEKPFTTSGIRIGTPAVTTRGMKEREMREIASIISSVLDNPDSAETMGEARQKVQALCESFPLYSSL, encoded by the coding sequence ATGAGTGATAATGATCTATTAGTGGTTAGCTTCCTGGTTTGTCGTAAATTCAACTCCCCGGGAACTTCCCGGGGTGCCCGGGCGGTGCCGGACCGTGTTCGTTGGTATCTTCTGTCGCTTAATCATAGAGGAGTGATTCCATTGTTAGAGGAAGTCTGGAAGGTCGATCCTGAGGTCGCCAAGGCAATTGAGGATGAAACAGGGCGCCAGCGTTCCAAGATCGAATTGATCGCATCGGAAAATTTCGTGAGCAGAGCTGTTATGGAGGCTCAGGGGTCACCCCTGACAAATAAATATGCAGAGGGCTACCCGGGGCGGAGGTATTACGGGGGGTGCGAGTTTGTTGATGTTGTCGAGACCCTTGCGATCGAGCGGGCGAAGAAGCTGTTCGGGGCCGAGCACGCCAACGTGCAGCCGCATTCGGGAGCCCAGGCAAATACCGCTGTGTATTTTGCGGTCTTGAATGTCGGCGATACAGTTCTCGGTCTGAATCTTACACACGGGGGGCACCTGACGCACGGCCAGCACCTCAATATTTCGGGGAGGTATTTCAGATTCATTCCATATGGCGTGTCCCGGGAGACCGAGACCATTGATTATGATGAGCTCCGCAACCTCGCGCAGGAACACAGGCCCAGAATGATCGTGGCTGGGGCGAGCGCCTACCCGAGGATCATCGACTTCGCCAGGATACGCGAGATTGCTGATGAAGTCGGCGCCTACGTCATGACTGACATGGCTCACATTGCGGGCCTTGTGGCCGCAGGGCTCCACCCGAGCCCCGTGCCTTACTCTGAATTTGTGACGACCACGACGCATAAAACATTAAGGGGCCCGCGCGGCGGGTTGATTCTCTGCCAGGAGCGCTTCGCCAGGGTGGTCGACCAGGCGGTCTTCCCGGGCATCCAGGGTGGCCCGCTCATGCACGTTATAGCGGCGAAGGCCGTCGCCCTGCGGGAGGCCATGACGCCGGAGTTTCGGGCCTACCAGGGCCAGGTAGTTAGAAACGCCAGGGCCCTTGCAGGCGAGTTGATGGCCCGGGGTTTCAGGATTATATCGGGCGGCACCGATAACCACTTGATGCTGGTGAGCCTGATCGAGAAGGGCTTGACCGGCAAGAGGGCCGAAAAGCTCCTGGATGATGTGGGTATAACTGTCAATAAAAATACCATTCCATTCGATCCGGAGAAGCCGTTTACCACGAGCGGCATAAGAATAGGGACGCCGGCGGTCACAACCCGGGGAATGAAGGAGAGAGAGATGAGGGAGATAGCCAGCATAATCTCGTCGGTGCTTGATAACCCCGATAGCGCTGAGACGATGGGTGAAGCCAGGCAGAAGGTTCAGGCTCTGTGTGAGAGCTTCCCACTCTATAGTTCCTTATAG
- a CDS encoding pyruvate synthase: MGKVLEIRWHGRGGQGAKTAALLLGEAASAAGKYIQAFPEYGPERMGAPVLAFNRISDEPITVHCHVASPGIIVVLDPTLIRTGSVTAGAPEDAVYVINTPLDPSEMRKKLGVRSGKVFTVDAMQISLDCLGRAIPNTPMIGALIRATGLMKLEDFVADTRRKLEKKFGSKPGVVEGNIKAIERAYQEVRGE; this comes from the coding sequence ATGGGAAAAGTTTTGGAAATACGCTGGCATGGGAGGGGCGGTCAGGGCGCCAAGACGGCCGCTCTTCTCCTCGGTGAGGCGGCATCTGCTGCCGGCAAGTACATCCAGGCCTTCCCTGAATACGGCCCCGAGAGGATGGGCGCCCCCGTCCTGGCCTTTAACCGGATCAGCGACGAGCCCATCACGGTCCACTGTCATGTCGCTTCCCCGGGGATAATTGTGGTGCTGGATCCCACCTTGATACGCACGGGGAGCGTTACAGCTGGGGCGCCGGAGGATGCGGTCTACGTCATAAACACCCCCCTGGACCCCTCCGAAATGCGAAAGAAGCTGGGGGTGCGCTCGGGGAAGGTATTCACGGTGGATGCGATGCAGATTTCCCTGGATTGCCTTGGCCGGGCTATACCCAACACCCCGATGATCGGGGCCCTGATCCGTGCGACCGGGCTCATGAAGCTCGAGGACTTCGTCGCGGATACAAGGCGCAAGCTCGAGAAGAAGTTTGGATCAAAGCCCGGCGTCGTGGAGGGCAATATCAAAGCCATCGAGCGGGCCTACCAGGAGGTGAGGGGTGAGTGA
- a CDS encoding 4Fe-4S binding protein — protein sequence MDEKGWRDVPIAGLIIEPGTARGYKTGEWRTHRPVWDPEKCINCFLCWIYCPDSAIQVKDGKVAGIDLEHCKGCGICAHECPSKVRAINMVLESEAEAEDGGKGNEETGGEANRGEADSDKADCGKAGCERGSVKW from the coding sequence ATGGATGAAAAGGGCTGGAGGGATGTGCCCATAGCGGGCCTCATCATCGAGCCCGGGACGGCAAGGGGGTATAAGACCGGGGAATGGAGGACCCACCGCCCGGTCTGGGACCCCGAGAAGTGTATTAATTGCTTTTTATGCTGGATTTACTGCCCTGATTCGGCTATCCAGGTGAAGGATGGGAAAGTGGCCGGCATAGACCTGGAGCATTGCAAGGGGTGTGGCATATGCGCACACGAGTGCCCGTCTAAGGTCAGGGCGATCAACATGGTGCTGGAGAGCGAGGCTGAGGCCGAAGATGGAGGGAAAGGGAATGAGGAAACCGGCGGGGAGGCTAACCGGGGTGAAGCCGACAGCGATAAAGCCGATTGTGGTAAAGCCGGCTGCGAAAGGGGGAGCGTGAAGTGGTAG
- the porA gene encoding pyruvate ferredoxin oxidoreductase → MTGNEAVAEAMRQVNPDVVAAYPITPQTEIVQIFSTFVADGLVKTEFVTVESEHSAMSATIGAAAAGARAMTATSSQGFALMWEMLYIAAGLRLPIVMPVVNRALSAPINIHCDHSDTMGARDSGWIQIFSENAQEAYDNVIQAVRIAESRDVLLPAMVCMDGFIVSHGMESVKLLKDEEVRGFIGGYEPAYSLLDVDHPITVGALDFADWYFEHKRQEAAAEVPVAEVVRRVGEEYGKLSGRSYGLFEAYRLDDAEVAVVALGSTAGTAKAVVDELRREGVRAGVLKIRLYRPFPGDEIVRVLSGVKAIAVLDRSDTFSTMGGPVFIDIKASMYAPIYDDSVYDDSVHGPVRGSTHDRDARDTGARDTTQRPVIVNYIYGLGGRDIDLEQIRKVYERLQAIATTGEAGQCVSYLGVRE, encoded by the coding sequence ATGACGGGCAATGAGGCTGTGGCCGAGGCCATGAGGCAGGTCAACCCCGACGTCGTGGCCGCTTACCCCATTACGCCCCAGACGGAAATCGTGCAGATATTCTCGACGTTCGTTGCTGATGGGCTCGTGAAGACCGAGTTTGTGACCGTCGAGAGCGAGCACAGCGCGATGAGCGCAACCATCGGCGCCGCGGCGGCGGGTGCGCGCGCGATGACGGCGACCTCGTCCCAGGGCTTTGCGCTGATGTGGGAGATGCTTTACATCGCGGCGGGCCTGAGGCTTCCCATAGTTATGCCCGTTGTAAACAGGGCTCTGAGCGCGCCCATCAATATTCACTGCGATCATAGCGATACGATGGGCGCCAGGGATTCCGGGTGGATCCAGATATTCTCCGAGAATGCGCAGGAGGCTTACGATAACGTGATCCAGGCTGTCAGAATCGCGGAGTCCAGGGATGTCTTGTTGCCCGCGATGGTGTGCATGGATGGCTTTATCGTGAGCCACGGCATGGAGAGCGTCAAGCTGCTCAAGGATGAAGAGGTCCGGGGGTTCATAGGAGGGTATGAACCGGCTTACTCGCTGCTGGACGTCGACCACCCGATAACCGTGGGAGCCCTGGACTTCGCTGACTGGTATTTCGAACACAAGCGGCAGGAGGCCGCGGCTGAGGTCCCCGTAGCTGAAGTGGTCAGGAGGGTCGGCGAGGAATATGGGAAGCTCTCGGGGCGGAGCTATGGGTTGTTTGAGGCCTACAGGCTCGACGATGCGGAGGTGGCAGTGGTGGCGCTCGGCTCGACCGCGGGGACCGCGAAGGCGGTAGTCGATGAGCTGCGGCGAGAGGGCGTCAGGGCGGGGGTGCTCAAAATCCGGCTCTACAGGCCTTTCCCCGGGGATGAAATCGTCCGGGTCCTTTCGGGCGTGAAGGCCATCGCGGTGCTCGACCGTTCTGATACCTTCTCCACCATGGGCGGGCCAGTGTTTATAGACATCAAGGCCTCCATGTATGCCCCCATATATGATGACTCTGTATATGATGACTCTGTGCATGGCCCTGTGCGTGGTTCTACGCATGACCGTGACGCCCGCGATACTGGCGCGCGCGATACTACGCAGAGGCCGGTTATAGTAAATTACATCTACGGGCTCGGCGGGAGGGATATTGACCTGGAGCAAATTCGCAAGGTTTATGAGAGGCTCCAGGCAATAGCGACCACCGGGGAGGCCGGCCAGTGTGTCAGCTACCTGGGGGTAAGGGAATAA